Proteins co-encoded in one Medicago truncatula cultivar Jemalong A17 chromosome 8, MtrunA17r5.0-ANR, whole genome shotgun sequence genomic window:
- the LOC11443413 gene encoding (+)-neomenthol dehydrogenase, whose product MGEHRERYAVVTGSNKGIGLEIVRQLASAGIKVVLTARDEKRGLHALETLKASGLSDFVVFHQLDVADAASVASLADFIKSQFGKLDILVNNAGINGIEIKDSDLYSQVLITNGAQSDEELRRTMTYTFESAKECIEINYYGAKRTFEYLLPLLQLSDSPKVVNVSSGLGKIEFVSNEWAKGVFSDVENLTEERIDEVIKEFIKDFEEGSLERKGWPRYLAAYTVAKASMNAYTRITAKKYPNFCINCVCPGYVKTDITANTGFFTVEEGAAHPVRLALLPNGSPSGVYYIRNEVYPF is encoded by the exons GTATGCAGTGGTGACTGGATCGAACAAAGGAATTGGATTAGAGATAGTAAGGCAATTAGCTTCAGCTGGAATCAAAGTGGTGCTTACAGCAAGAGATGAGAAAAGAGGTCTTCATGCTTTGGAAACACTCAAAGCATCTGGTTTATCTGATTTTGTTGTATTTCATCAACTAGATGTGGCTGATGCTGCAAGTGTAGCCTCTCTTGCAGATTTTATCAAATCTCAATTTGGCAAACTTGATATTCTG GTTAACAATGCTGGGATTAACGGAATTGAAATTAAAGACAGTGATTTATACAGTCAAGTACTCATTACGAACGGG GCACAATCTGATGAGGAATTGAGAAGGACAATGACATATACATTTGAGTCAGCTAAAGAATGCatagaaataaattattatgGAGCTAAAAGAACATTTGAATACCTTCTTCCCCTCCTTCAATTATCTGATTCACCAAAAGTAGTCAATGTATCATCAGGATTGGGCAAGATAGAG TTTGTATCGAATGAATGGGCTAAAGGAGTCTTCAGTGATGTTGAAAATCTTACAGAAGAGAGAATAGATGAAGTGATAAAGGAGTTTATCaaagattttgaagaagggtCCTTAGAAAGAAAAGGTTGGCCTAGATATTTGGCTGCCTATACTGTTGCTAAAGCTTCTATGAATGCTTACACAAGAATTACTGCAAAGAAGTATCCTAACTTCTGCATCAATTGTGTTTGCCCTGGTTATGTCAAAACCGATATAACTGCTAATACCGGTTTCTTCACAGTGGAAGAAGGTGCTGCTCATCCTGTTAGGTTAGCACTGCTTCCCAATGGTAGTCCATCCGGCGTTTACTATATCCGGAATGAAGTCTAtccattttga